Within Dysgonomonas sp. HDW5A, the genomic segment CATTTTCTAAAAGCGACCTCCTTTGGTCATTATTTCTTTAAATATTCAATCAGGTCTAAGACCTATTTATCACTTTGCGCCCTATCAGACCGATTGGAGATAAAGGCTCTGATGCATACTATTAATCCTTTATTATAATTGCACTACCAAATCCTGGTTTTGGCAAACATCTTTAATACTCCCAATCCAAGACCGACACCTGCTCGAACAAAAAATTGATTCTGTCCGTTGGTAACATCAAAATCATAACCTGCTTTAATAAAAAACATCTTATAATCAACATACACATTAGGTGTAATTACAATTCCATTTTGTCTTCCTCGTCTGAAATCGAAGAGATATCCTCCATCCACACCTACCAGAATAGTATAAGGATTATTGTTAAAAAGATCTTCACTCAAAAATGATTTAATCTGAATCGGCTTCAAATGCAAACCACTCATTTTAGCACCACCCGATGTTGTGAACTCCAGACCGCTGGACACAAAAGTATTCAGTTTGTTTTTCTGATGGAATGTCGGAAAAGCCATACTTGTAAAAAACTGTCCATTTGCACCTTCCGAATATTGTCCCCCTAAACCAATCAATTGACCATAACATAGAATAGGTAAAAGGAGTAACAATAATAATATATTTATTTTCTTCATCTGGGTTATGTTAAGTGAAAATTAGCACTATAATCATTACAGCACAATATATAAATAACCTTCTTCGAATACAGGTATACAAAGATTATCTTTTATACTACAAAAATAATGCTTTCTTTTAATATCAAAGCCTTTTTCCCATATACATTATCTATATAAAAAACGAAAGTCTCTATACAAAAGTTAGTATAAAGACTTTAATCTGTTATATTATATCGTTATCAGGCATCCACCACCCTCTTTCCAAAGGGAAATAATGCTAATTTGATAAATTTGAAATGCTGCAAACCAAATGGTATTCCAATAATAGTAATGCAAAGAAGAGCCCCGAAGAAGACATGAGTCAAAGCAATCCAGAAGCCACCAATAATAATCCAAATAACATTCATTATTGTATTGAGGCATCCCGACGATTCTTCGATAGTAACCACTTTACTTCCAAAAGGCCATATTGCCAATACTCCCAGTTTGATCGATTGCAATCCAAACGGAATACCTATAATTGTTATCATCATGACAATACTAGCCATAAAATATTCAATAGCAATTGCCCATCCTCCAAACACAAGCCATATAAGATTACCTATCAGATTTCTCATTTTCGGAATTTTTATTTAATACACTTCATTAGAATTAGCGATCATTAGTAGCATATGAGAATTAGCGAACTGCAATTATTTCAATTTCTACCATTGCAGCTTTAGGAAGATCTCTTACAGCAAAAGCCGAACGAGCAGGAAATGTTCCTTCGAATTGAGTCGCATACACTTCATTCATCGCTGCAAAATTGGCGATATCGGAAAGTAACACAGTCGTTTTTACAATATTGCTGGTTGTAAGACCTGCTTCTGCCAGAATAGCCTTTATATTTTTAAAAACTTGTTCCGTTTGTTCTTTAATACCTCCGGCTACAAAATCACCCGTAGCAGGATCAATCGGAATTTGACCCGATGCATAAAGTGTTCCGTTTACTTCTATTGCCTGACTATATGGACCTATTGCCGCAGGAGCGTTATTGGTTGAAATTACCTTCTTCATTGTATCTATTTTTTATGTAATATTATGCGTTCAAACCTTTTTGTCGGATCGACTCATAGATCAACACTCCGGCAGCTACCGAAACGTTTAACGAACCGATAGTTCCAAACTGAGGAATTTTAACTAGTTCATCGCAAATACGAAGATTATCATTAGAAACTCCAACATCTTCGGCTCCCATAACTATGGCTATAGGACCTGTATAATCTACCTCCGTATATGATTGAGCAGCACGTTCTGTTGCAGCTACCACCTTTACTCCACTATTTTTAAGGAAGTGAATCGCTTCAGTAAGGCTATTTTCTTTACATACCGGAATTTTCATCAATGCTCCGGCGGAAGTTTTTACCGCATCGGCATTTACCGTTACGCTTCCGCGTGCAGGTATAACAATTGCATCTACTCCGGCCACTTCGCAAGTACGGGCAATTGCTCCGAAGTTACGCACATCTGTCAATCCATCAAGTACAAGAATGAAGGGACTTTTTCCTTGTTCATATAGAAAAGGAATAATATCTTCGATTTTTTCATAAGTAACCGCCGATAAAAAAGCAATTACACCTTGATGGTTTTTGCGTGTATATCTGTCGATACGCTCCACGGGAACCCTCTGCACAGGTATATCGTGTGACTCTAAAGCAGCAGTTAATTCTCTGAAAAGATCGCCTTGAAGTTCTCTCTTTACAATTATTTTATCTATTTCTTTTCCTGCTTCTATAGCTTCTATAACGGCACGTATGCCAAAAATCATTTCTTTTTCTTTCATTCAAAGTATATTATATCGTAAGGGCGTTGCATATGCCCATTTATTTTATTTCTATGTTTTAAAAAGACGCATGTAATACGTCCTCTACTTTAGTCCAACTGCTGAAAACCAAACTTACTTTTGAAGTCCGACAAATCAAAATCTTTTCGTGTACTCAAGTATATTAAATCGTCTACATCCGTATCCAAATCCTGAACAGAATAATAAAGTAGCAGTCCGTATTTACACCAATAGATTACCAATCCGTTTCCATCAACAACCTTTTCCCATTTTTCGGATAGGTCTTTCTGAAACTTATCCCATAATTCGGCATTTTCGAGATCACTTTTATACCCTACATAACTCAAAGGATAACCTCCTTTTGACCTTGTTTGCAAATCAGCATCTGCACTGGCTGCCTGATAGAACATGATTAGTTCTAAAAAGTCGGGCAAAGGCAAAGCCTCAGTATACCAGATCACTTCACTTTCCTGATCGCCGATATTGGGCGAATGATAAACAGGAACAACTTCTTTTCCCAAATCACTCAAATCGATACCCCAAGAAAGTACTGCCTGATTCTCTTCGAGAAAAACAAGCTTATTACTCTTAATATATATTTGTTTGGGCTTTGCGAAAAACTCGAAAGCATCAGTAAACAAAGCCAATTTACCGACATTCAGATAGAAATCCTTTAATGCCTGAGGAAACTTTACATTCAGTTTCTTTTCGGCAACCTCTATGGATTGAATATCGACTCCTTCCGACGCTTCTAATGGACGTCCGAGTATTTTTTCTGCTGTTTGTTTTATTCTATTCATTTCTTTCCTAACATCACTTTTGCATTCTCAATGGCAGCATCGGTTACATGCGAACCGCTCAGCATTTGTGCTAATTCTTTAATACGTTCTTCCTCTGTAAGCTTTCGCAGGTTGGTAGTTGTACTGTCTCCTTCGTGCGATTTGTAGACAAAATAATGAGCTTTACC encodes:
- a CDS encoding YccF domain-containing protein, which translates into the protein MRNLIGNLIWLVFGGWAIAIEYFMASIVMMITIIGIPFGLQSIKLGVLAIWPFGSKVVTIEESSGCLNTIMNVIWIIIGGFWIALTHVFFGALLCITIIGIPFGLQHFKFIKLALFPFGKRVVDA
- a CDS encoding SMI1/KNR4 family protein — protein: MNRIKQTAEKILGRPLEASEGVDIQSIEVAEKKLNVKFPQALKDFYLNVGKLALFTDAFEFFAKPKQIYIKSNKLVFLEENQAVLSWGIDLSDLGKEVVPVYHSPNIGDQESEVIWYTEALPLPDFLELIMFYQAASADADLQTRSKGGYPLSYVGYKSDLENAELWDKFQKDLSEKWEKVVDGNGLVIYWCKYGLLLYYSVQDLDTDVDDLIYLSTRKDFDLSDFKSKFGFQQLD
- a CDS encoding RidA family protein — its product is MKKVISTNNAPAAIGPYSQAIEVNGTLYASGQIPIDPATGDFVAGGIKEQTEQVFKNIKAILAEAGLTTSNIVKTTVLLSDIANFAAMNEVYATQFEGTFPARSAFAVRDLPKAAMVEIEIIAVR
- the rlmB gene encoding 23S rRNA (guanosine(2251)-2'-O)-methyltransferase RlmB; this encodes MKEKEMIFGIRAVIEAIEAGKEIDKIIVKRELQGDLFRELTAALESHDIPVQRVPVERIDRYTRKNHQGVIAFLSAVTYEKIEDIIPFLYEQGKSPFILVLDGLTDVRNFGAIARTCEVAGVDAIVIPARGSVTVNADAVKTSAGALMKIPVCKENSLTEAIHFLKNSGVKVVAATERAAQSYTEVDYTGPIAIVMGAEDVGVSNDNLRICDELVKIPQFGTIGSLNVSVAAGVLIYESIRQKGLNA